The following are encoded in a window of Palaemon carinicauda isolate YSFRI2023 chromosome 31, ASM3689809v2, whole genome shotgun sequence genomic DNA:
- the LOC137624627 gene encoding uncharacterized protein → MEGSPRSRISLHPQAREIIYRIVKYFDKEKANNGPVMDVRKTLKRASEATMIPEGTISRICKLGKVTGERYGKPIFVEQKKQQPRTVTNLDDFDKIVLRRTVLDFNARKEVPTLDSITAELKENIEFKGSRDSVHKVLHEIGFWYSKVNGRKFLLERKDVASARTKFLREMKALKTSGYKSFVYLDETWINQNHTVGKCWIDINPENATGIKPPTGKGSRLIVLHAGTERGFVPNCELVFRSKNDGDYHKQMNRTVFKEWFISQLIPNIPPSSIIVMDNASYHSFQIDKPPTTSDRKAVIKDWLIKKGETPGDDLLKDDLLAMVKQHTSRWPRKYEIDIIASKHGHKVVRLPPYHCQYNPIELIWSQVKQYVAKKNNFKMSDLKSLISEALQQVTPENWKNAVNHAETLQRDDTSRDLAIDNFVDSFVINLESSDEEEL, encoded by the coding sequence atggaaggaagtcctcgttcCCGCATTAGCCTTCATCCCCAGGCTCGAGAAATAATTTATAGGATCGTGAAGTACTTTGACAAAGAAAAGGCAAACAATGGACCCGTTATGGATGTTAGAAAAACACTGAAACGCGCCTCGGAAGCAACAATGATACCGGAGGGGACAATCAGCAGGATTTGCAAATTAGGAAAAGTAACGGGAGAGAGATACGGTAAACCAATTTTCGTTGAACAGAAGAAGCAACAACCAAGAACCGTGACAAATTTAGATGATTTTGACAAGATCGTTTTGCGTAGAACAGTTTTAGACTTTAATGCAAGGAAGGAAGTTCCAACGCTTGACTCAATAACagctgaattaaaagaaaatattgagtttAAAGGTTCCAGGGATTCTGTTCACAAAGTTCTTCATGAAATTGGCTTTTGGTACagcaaggttaatggaagaaaatttctactggagagaaaAGATGTAGCCTCAGCCAGAACTAAGTTTTTAAgagaaatgaaagcattaaaaaccAGTGGCTATAAATCCTTTGTATACTTGGACGAGACTTGGATTAACCAAAACCATACCGTTGGGAAATGTTGGATTGACATCAATCCAGAAAATGCCACCGGTATTAAACCCCCTACTGGGAAAGGTAGTCGGTTAATCGTTCTTCATGCTGGGACCGAACGCGGGTTTGTTCCAAACTGTGAACTTGTTTTCCGGTCTAAAAACGATGGCGATTACCACAAACAAATGAATCGTACTGTATTCAAGGAGTGGTTCATTTCCCAATTGATTCCCAATATACCGCCATCATCGATCATAGTGATGGACAATGCATCCTATCACTCTTTCCAAATTGATAAACCGCCTACGACATCCGATAGAAAAGCTGTAATTAAAGACTGGCTTATCAAGAAAGGAGAAACCCCCGGAGACGATCTCTTGAAGGATGATCTGCTTGCTATGGTAAAACAGCATACGTCAAGATGGCCACGCAAGTACGAAATTGACATTATTGCGAGTAAGCACGGCCACAAAGTGGTAAGACTTCCTCCATATCATTGTCAATATAACCCAATTGAATTAATATGGAGCCAAGTCAAACAGTATgtggcaaagaaaaataattttaaaatgtctGATCTCAAATCTCTTATAAGTGAAGCGTTACAGCAAGTAACACcggaaaattggaaaaatgcagTTAACCACGCAGAGACTCTTCAAAGGGATGACACTTCAAGAGATTTAGCCATCGACAATTTTGTTGATTCTTTTGTTATAAATCTAGAATCATCTGATGAAGAGGAATTATAA